In Methylobacterium aquaticum, the following are encoded in one genomic region:
- a CDS encoding cysteine synthase A, giving the protein MIRPDILAAIGGTPLIRLKRASEETGCTILGKAEFMNPGQSVKDRAALSMVEAAERAGTLRPGGTIVEGTAGNTGIGLALVGAARGYRTVIVIPETQSAEKKQALRLAGADLVEVPAVPFANPNNYVKVAGRLAARLAETEPGGAFFADQFDNLANREAHIATTGPEIWEATGGKVDGFICAAGTGGTLAGTAAALRARNPGVTIGLADPDGSALHPYYATGELKASGTSITEGIGQGRITGNLEGFRPDVSFGIPDAEALPLVFGLLEEEGLCLGGSSGINVAGAIRLARHLGPGHTIVTILCDYGTRYASKLFDPEFLRARDLPVPHWLARPRAIDPGLVA; this is encoded by the coding sequence ATGATCCGCCCCGACATCCTCGCCGCGATCGGCGGCACGCCCTTGATCCGCCTCAAGCGCGCCTCGGAGGAGACCGGCTGCACCATCCTGGGCAAGGCCGAGTTCATGAATCCCGGCCAGTCGGTGAAGGACCGCGCCGCCCTGTCGATGGTCGAGGCGGCCGAGCGCGCCGGCACCTTGCGGCCGGGCGGCACCATCGTCGAGGGCACGGCGGGCAATACCGGCATCGGGCTCGCGCTGGTCGGCGCGGCCCGCGGCTACCGCACGGTGATCGTGATCCCGGAGACCCAGTCGGCGGAGAAGAAGCAGGCGCTCAGGCTGGCCGGGGCCGACCTCGTCGAGGTGCCGGCGGTGCCGTTTGCCAACCCCAACAACTACGTGAAGGTGGCCGGCCGCCTGGCCGCGCGCCTGGCCGAGACCGAGCCCGGCGGCGCCTTCTTCGCCGACCAGTTCGACAACCTCGCCAACCGCGAGGCCCACATCGCCACGACGGGTCCGGAGATCTGGGAGGCGACGGGCGGCAAGGTGGACGGCTTCATCTGCGCGGCCGGCACCGGCGGCACGCTCGCCGGCACCGCGGCGGCCTTGCGCGCCCGCAACCCCGGGGTGACGATCGGGCTCGCCGATCCCGACGGCTCGGCGCTCCACCCCTACTACGCCACCGGCGAACTCAAGGCGTCCGGCACCTCGATCACCGAGGGCATCGGCCAGGGCCGCATCACCGGCAACCTGGAGGGTTTCCGGCCGGACGTGTCCTTCGGCATTCCCGACGCGGAAGCCCTGCCGCTGGTCTTCGGCCTCCTGGAGGAGGAGGGGCTTTGCCTCGGCGGCTCGTCGGGGATCAACGTGGCGGGCGCGATCCGGCTCGCCCGCCATCTCGGCCCGGGGCATACCATCGTGACGATCCTGTGCGATTACGGCACCCGCTACGCCTCGAAGCTGTTCGACCCCGAGTTCCTGCGCGCCCGCGACCTGCCGGTGCCGCATTGGCTGGCGCGCCCGCGGGCGATCGATCCGGGGCTGGTGGCGTAA
- a CDS encoding DUF1127 domain-containing protein: MTSLVAGRGNLRLVPTIRVSPPRRRSAGSLLQRLELWADRRRERRALMACPEGLLKDVGLSRADAAREAGKPFWIE, from the coding sequence ATGACGAGCCTCGTCGCTGGCCGAGGAAACCTGCGCCTCGTTCCCACCATCCGTGTCAGTCCGCCACGCCGGCGCTCCGCCGGCTCGCTCCTCCAGCGGCTCGAATTATGGGCCGACCGCCGGCGCGAGCGCCGCGCCCTGATGGCCTGTCCCGAGGGGTTGCTGAAGGATGTTGGCCTGTCGCGGGCCGACGCGGCGCGTGAGGCGGGGAAGCCGTTCTGGATCGAGTAG
- the gcvA gene encoding transcriptional regulator GcvA produces MALDRTSRRRLPPLNAVRAFEAASRHATFHEAGDELGVSAGAVAQQVKILEGWFGLALFRRLPSRGVALTPAGQRFAAAAGEVLDGLAEASARLRRQGQDHVLTVSTTHSFASLWLIPRIGSFRAQHPDLDVRVVANNRLVDFARDDADVAIRHGRGRYPGLRSDLLMHDVVFPVCSPALRDGEPPLRSPRDLARHTLLHDDDPIDVEAVGWPQWLAAVGVTGVDASRGPRFTHTFMILQVATAGGGVGLATKVLGGDLVTGTGLVRPFPDEVASPYSFFLVTPTEDDAPKVARFREWITAQVAASDR; encoded by the coding sequence ATGGCCCTCGACCGGACTTCCCGCCGCCGCCTGCCGCCGCTCAATGCCGTGCGGGCCTTCGAGGCCGCCTCGCGCCACGCCACCTTCCACGAGGCGGGGGACGAGCTCGGGGTCAGCGCCGGCGCGGTGGCGCAGCAGGTGAAGATCCTGGAGGGCTGGTTCGGCCTCGCCCTGTTCCGCCGCCTGCCGAGCCGGGGCGTCGCCCTGACCCCGGCGGGCCAGCGTTTCGCGGCCGCCGCCGGCGAGGTGCTGGACGGGCTCGCCGAGGCGAGCGCCCGGCTGCGGCGCCAGGGCCAGGACCACGTGCTGACGGTGAGCACCACCCATTCCTTCGCCAGCCTGTGGCTGATCCCGCGCATCGGCAGCTTCCGCGCGCAGCATCCCGACCTCGACGTGCGGGTGGTCGCCAACAACCGCCTGGTGGACTTTGCCCGCGACGACGCGGACGTGGCGATTCGGCACGGGCGCGGCCGCTATCCGGGCCTGCGCTCCGACCTCCTGATGCACGACGTCGTCTTCCCGGTCTGCAGCCCGGCCCTGCGCGACGGCGAGCCGCCGCTGCGCTCACCTCGGGATCTCGCCCGCCACACGCTCCTGCACGACGACGACCCGATCGACGTGGAGGCGGTGGGCTGGCCGCAATGGCTCGCGGCGGTCGGCGTCACCGGGGTCGATGCCTCGCGCGGGCCGCGCTTCACCCACACCTTCATGATCCTGCAGGTCGCCACCGCCGGGGGCGGGGTCGGCCTCGCCACGAAGGTGCTGGGCGGCGATCTCGTCACCGGCACCGGCCTGGTGCGGCCCTTCCCCGACGAGGTGGCGAGCCCCTACAGCTTCTTCCTCGTCACCCCGACCGAGGACGACGCCCCGAAGGTGGCGCGCTTCCGCGAGTGGATCACCGCGCAGGTGGCGGCGTCGGACCGCTGA
- a CDS encoding LysR family transcriptional regulator, with protein sequence MDNRLGEMEAFVQVARRGSFAAAAKALRCTPSAVSRAVARLEARLGVGLIRRTTRAMTLTPEGETYLARAGELIAEFDAIEDGFGRDAAQPSGLLRVNASVPFGTRVILPVLPRFLLEQPRMRVDLALTDDVVDLVEARADVAIRIGPLRDTSLRAKLLGRSRLAVVAAPAYLERCGTPAHPDALTHHDCLNFSFRRSLDTWPFLVDGMVVQRPVHGRFFGNSGEVVRLMALGGAGLARLARFHVDEDIAAGRLVPVLEEFSPGDAEDIHALYAGHERLSLRIRCFVDFLAAHAVVRG encoded by the coding sequence ATGGACAACCGCCTCGGCGAGATGGAAGCCTTCGTGCAGGTGGCCCGCCGCGGCAGCTTCGCGGCCGCCGCCAAGGCCCTGCGCTGCACGCCCTCGGCGGTGAGCCGGGCGGTGGCGCGGCTGGAGGCGCGGCTCGGCGTCGGCCTGATCCGGCGGACCACCCGGGCGATGACCCTGACGCCGGAGGGCGAGACGTATCTCGCGCGTGCGGGCGAGCTGATCGCCGAGTTCGACGCGATCGAGGACGGGTTCGGCCGCGACGCCGCCCAGCCGAGCGGGCTTCTCCGGGTCAACGCCTCGGTGCCGTTCGGCACCAGGGTGATCCTGCCGGTGCTGCCGCGCTTTCTCCTCGAGCAGCCGCGGATGCGGGTCGATCTCGCGCTCACCGACGACGTGGTCGATCTCGTCGAGGCGCGGGCCGACGTGGCGATCCGCATCGGTCCTCTGCGCGACACGAGCCTGCGGGCGAAGCTCCTGGGGCGCAGCCGCCTCGCGGTGGTGGCGGCTCCCGCTTATCTCGAACGCTGCGGCACGCCCGCCCATCCGGACGCGCTCACCCATCACGATTGCCTCAACTTCAGCTTCCGCCGCTCGCTGGACACCTGGCCGTTCCTGGTCGACGGAATGGTGGTGCAGCGACCGGTCCACGGCCGCTTCTTCGGCAATTCCGGCGAGGTGGTGCGGCTGATGGCGCTCGGCGGTGCCGGGCTCGCCCGGCTCGCCCGCTTCCACGTCGACGAGGACATTGCGGCCGGCCGCCTCGTGCCGGTGCTCGAAGAGTTCAGCCCGGGCGATGCGGAGGACATCCACGCCCTCTATGCCGGGCACGAGCGGCTGTCCTTGCGCATCCGCTGCTTCGTGGACTTTCTGGCCGCGCACGCGGTGGTCCGGGGGTGA
- a CDS encoding SDR family NAD(P)-dependent oxidoreductase encodes MDLKIGGKTALVTGATAGIGLAIARRLAAEGAEVVLPGRSQGKLDAAAQAVAAEPGARAPRTVLADPATAEGAAALVAAVPAVDILVNNLGIYEAKAFEAITDADWHRLFEVNVVSGARLAQAYFPGMLERNSGRIVFVSSESGLVPPPDMLHYAVSKTAQLTITRGLAQRTRGTGVTVNAVMPGPTRSEGIVDFLKSVASDPDAPADELEAEFFRVHRPLSLLARMIEPEEIAGLVAYLASPLAAATNGASLRVEGGIVPTIA; translated from the coding sequence ATGGACCTCAAGATCGGCGGCAAGACCGCCCTCGTCACCGGCGCCACCGCGGGCATCGGGCTCGCCATCGCCCGCCGCCTCGCCGCGGAAGGCGCCGAGGTGGTGCTGCCCGGGCGCAGCCAGGGGAAGCTCGATGCGGCGGCGCAGGCCGTCGCCGCCGAGCCCGGGGCGCGGGCGCCCCGCACGGTGCTGGCCGACCCGGCCACGGCGGAGGGCGCGGCGGCTTTGGTCGCGGCCGTGCCGGCGGTCGACATCCTGGTCAACAACCTCGGCATCTACGAAGCCAAGGCGTTCGAGGCGATCACCGACGCCGACTGGCACCGCCTGTTCGAGGTCAACGTCGTCTCGGGCGCGCGGCTGGCCCAGGCCTACTTCCCCGGCATGCTCGAACGGAACTCCGGGCGGATCGTGTTCGTGTCGAGCGAATCCGGCCTCGTGCCGCCGCCCGACATGCTGCACTACGCGGTGTCGAAGACCGCGCAGCTCACCATCACCCGGGGCCTGGCGCAACGCACCCGCGGCACCGGCGTGACGGTGAACGCGGTGATGCCGGGCCCGACCCGCTCGGAGGGCATCGTCGACTTCCTGAAGAGCGTCGCCTCCGATCCGGACGCCCCGGCGGACGAGCTGGAGGCGGAGTTCTTCCGGGTCCACCGCCCGCTCTCGCTGCTCGCCCGGATGATCGAGCCGGAGGAGATCGCGGGTCTCGTCGCCTATCTGGCCAGCCCCCTCGCGGCGGCGACCAACGGGGCGAGCCTGCGGGTGGAAGGCGGGATCGTGCCGACCATCGCCTGA